From Sporosarcina sp. 6E9, a single genomic window includes:
- a CDS encoding exodeoxyribonuclease III gives MKLVSWNVNGLRACVRKGFLEYFEEVDADIFSIQEIKLQEGQIDLQLEGYFQYWNYALKKGYSGTAVFTKVEPLSVRYGIGDLNVEEEGRILTLEFSDFYLVNVYAPNAQRSLARLPFRLEWEEKMRDYLTMLDKDKPVILCGDLNVAHEEIDIRNVKSNIGNSGFTVEERGKMTQLLAEGFTDTYRYFHPEQEGAYTWWSYMSKVRERNIGWRIDYFIASNRLQPLLKSAEIHAEVLGSDHCPIVLEVAL, from the coding sequence ATGAAGTTAGTATCATGGAATGTTAATGGATTAAGAGCTTGTGTACGAAAAGGGTTTTTAGAGTATTTTGAAGAAGTAGACGCTGATATCTTTTCTATCCAGGAGATTAAGTTGCAAGAAGGGCAAATTGATTTGCAGCTAGAAGGTTATTTTCAGTATTGGAATTACGCGCTTAAAAAAGGGTATTCCGGTACGGCTGTTTTTACAAAAGTTGAACCGTTATCTGTTAGATATGGGATAGGCGATTTAAATGTAGAAGAGGAAGGTCGTATTTTGACCTTAGAGTTTTCTGATTTTTACTTAGTGAATGTTTATGCCCCAAATGCTCAACGTAGTTTAGCAAGATTGCCATTTCGACTGGAATGGGAAGAGAAGATGCGTGATTATTTAACGATGTTAGACAAAGATAAACCGGTCATTTTATGCGGAGATTTGAATGTCGCACACGAAGAGATTGATATTCGAAACGTTAAATCGAATATCGGAAATTCTGGATTTACTGTTGAAGAACGTGGAAAAATGACGCAATTATTGGCTGAAGGATTCACAGATACATACCGATATTTTCATCCCGAACAAGAAGGCGCGTATACTTGGTGGTCTTATATGAGCAAGGTTAGAGAACGGAATATTGGCTGGCGGATTGATTATTTTATTGCATCGAATCGTCTGCAACCTTTACTGAAAAGTGCTGAAATCCATGCGGAAGTTCTCGGAAGTGATCATTGTCCGATTGTGTTAGAAGTGGCTTTATAA